In Phycisphaerae bacterium RAS2, the DNA window TCGACCAAATCGACCCACAGAATCGTGGTTGAAGGTCGCAGGATTCTCGTCATCACCGTGTACTCTTCGCGATTCTCGATGACGCCAACCGTGTAGTAATTCGTCGCGTAGCTCACACGGCGGTAGGTCGTCGTGCCTTCCAGGGGTCGGTCCCAATACGGACTTTGATCCGATGGACAGCGTGTGACCGCCGAACCGCCGGTCTCTTGCTGCATCGAGTTCACCCAGGCATTGGACTCGTAGCCATCTTGCCCTCCATGCGGAAGCCCAACGTTTGGCAAATGCCCATCGTTGTTGTCGGAGTATTCGTGCAACGCCTGGCCCAAGCTGTGCAGATTTGCCAGGCACTTCAGGGATTGGGATTGCCTGCGACTATTGGACAACGCCGGAAGCAGGATGCCGATCAACAGGGCGATGATGGCTATAACAACGAGCAGTTCAATCAGCGTGAAGCCCGCGCAGCGGCGGGCACAGCCGATGGCTGTCATGGGATGGCCCTTTCAATTAAGAAAGAAGGCGAAACGGATTAGTCGCGGCCGACGATTTCGGCATCGCCGGCGCGCACGTTTATCGAGTGATGTATGGGTGACGGATGCCGGTCTAGACGATGGGGGGGCCGCGCAGGCAGATCGAGCCGATGTGGACTTGATGAGACTTGTCGCGCTCGAAATCGATTGGGCGCTCGGTGCGAATGGGAAGGGCGATCAAAAGGCAGATTTCGACCAGCGGTTCAGGACGAGATCCCTTCGAAAGCACCGCGGCGCAGACCGCGCAGTGATCGGCATGTGGATCAGAGTGCGATTGGCCGGGAGCGTGTCCGCAATCGCCGTTCTGGTGAGCGGCGAGATCGTGCTCGTTGTGGGCGTTCAGGGCATGGCTGTGTGAAACGGACAGCACGCTTTGACAAAGGAGCGTCGCTACCATCGTGGAAGCAACAACGCGGCGTGCGTGTAATCGGCATGTAATCCGGTTCAACATAATCGCCAATTCGCCGGGCGCTTCGCTTCTGAATCTCATGGGCGATGCTCCCGGAACGGAAACCCACAGCGTGCATTGTAGCGAGTCGACTGGCGGTGGCCAAGCGGGCCAGTCTGCGGTCCGAAAGTCCGAAAGTCCGCATCAGAACAGGAACGCGGCCAGCAACTGCCGGGCGAAGTCGATCGCAAACGTCACGACCTGGTCAACGCCGCTCTGAATAAGGATGGTCGCCGAATCATCGGGTGCCACATGCGTGCAGCCGGTGAGAAGAACGAGAAGGGCGAAGCTCACAATGCTCGTAGCGATGGGGAAACGTGTCCGCTTGTGCATGGTTCATTCTCCGGGTTGACCGGGTTGTGTCGTCGGAGTTGGTTGTCGGCCAGCGCCGGCGGGCTGGGTCGTCGCCGCGGGCTGCGTAGGCAGCGGCTGAAGCAATGACTCCGGAATGCGCCCTGAGAGTTCACGTTCCAATGCGGCTGTCGCCGTTTCGAGGTCGCGCAAGGCGGCTGCGTGGCTGAGTTGAGTGCGGATCAACGTCTCCTGGGCAAGCAACACGGTTACGATGGATTCACGACCAGCTAGAAAAGTCTGTCGGGCCACAGTTAGGTTTGCGTGCCACTGCGGTAGAAGCGAGTGCTCCAAGAGACGGACGCGCTCCTCGGCGAGACGGCGACGAATCAACGCCGCGCGGACGCCCTCGATCACACGTTGTTCGACCTCCTCCCAACGCTTCTGAAGCTCCCGAGTCCTGGCCTGGGCTTTCGCAACCTGCGCCTGGTTCTGGTCAAAGATGGGCAGTGGCACCTCGATCGTGGGACCGAGCACCAGGTCGATCATTTGTCTACGTTCTTGGTTGCGCTGGCCTCGCGATTCGATTTCTGGCGCCGTTAACGCTCCGTTGGCGATCGAGGAACGGGCGGTATCGGCGAGGATTTTCCGTCCGGGCAGCGCACGTCGCTCCGGTCGTTCGCCTCCGAGACCAACGCCAAAGGTCGGGATAAGGCGGAGTTTTTGTTGCTGAAAATCGGCCAGCGAAGCTTCCAGTTCCCACTGAGCCGCTTGAGCGTCCAGGCGCTGTCGCAACGCGGCATCAACCAATTCCGCTTCAGGGGCTGTGATAACGTTTAGGACAACATCGAGCGGTTTGGGCTTCCAATCGGCTGCGGCGTTGGCCACGCCCATCTGCCGCATCAGCGTTTGTCGGGTAATCTGCTCATCCGCCCGTAGCGTTACCTGATCAAGCTGAGCCTCCAGAAGGCGGCCTCGGATGAAGTACACGTCGAGCTGACCGGACTCGCCGGCGCGCAAACGAGCTTCGAGGATTCGAGAGATGTCCTCCAGCAGCTTGATGTTTTGACCCTGTAGATCGACGGCCCGTACTTGATACTGAAGCGAGTAATAGTTCGACCGAAGGTCGTTCACCAGGACGACCGCGGTATCTGCGAAGGACAGAATCCGCTGCCGCAGCATTCCTTGGGCGGCCTTCTTTCGAGACGGAATCAGCCACAAGCTGGCGAGGTCTTGAGAAAGGCCAAACTCAATCCGGGAGCGTCCGCCCCCTTCAGGGAATGCCAGCAGCATGGAGAGCATTGGATTTGGCAAAAGGCCCGCTTGGACCAAATCCGCTTTCGCCTGTGCGATAGTCTGTAAATCCGCGCGAAGCGCACGGTTATTCGACAACGCCAGATGCAGGACACTATCGAGAGACATGATGTTGTCTGGGCCCGGTTCGAGGGGGTGTATCTCCGCGTCAACCGTCCAGTCGGTTGCAACACCGGTTGCATTCCCGAACTCACCGCTTGCCTTTTGCCACTCTGTTGTGTGCTCCACGCGGGCGCACGAAGTCAACAGGATGGCCACGCAGGCCAGCCAGACGGCCCTTCCACTCACACCGCGCCGTGTCATTTCTCAACATCTCCAAGCTTCCCGCCGCCCCGGGAATCCAAAGCTATAATCCCACCGCGCCTTCACTGTTTATCGGCAGGCGTGTGCTCTTCGCCGCCGTGCCGGTGGCCCGCTTCGGTCTTGGCGGAATCCGGCGTTGCGTCGATAGCCGCGGGCCTTTTCTCCGCTCGGCTCGACCAGTGCAGGTGCGCGATCCTGGGCGTCCCGCCGTCGTCCACCACGACGTAGGTTACGGCCGCGAGGTATTTCTTCGTGAGTTCCTGATGTTGGGGGTCGGGGAAGCTGAACGTGCCGATCTGCCGCACGATGGAAGTCGTGCCGAAGGTCTGTGCATCTTCCTTTGTGACCGTCATCACGAAGCCGGGCATCTCTTTGAGTTCGGGCATCAGGTGATGGTCGCGGTAGGTTTCCCACGTCCCCTCATCGCTCGCATTCTCGCTAACCGTCGCGCGCCGCTTGTCCAGGAACAAACCGTTGAGCGCGTCGGCGTCGGCCTTTGCGCAGGCTGCCAAGTAAGCGCGGGCGACTTTCACGGCCGGATTTCTTGGCAGCGCGTTGGCGTCATTGGCGGCAATCGTTCCCGATCGCGGTACGTCGGACTTTGCCGCATTTGGAACATACTTGATCAGGAAGGCCATTTTGTCCGCCTCGGGTTTGGCGGCCCACTTCTTCTCGCACCCAGGGCAGCAAAAACCGATCAAATGCCCCTTATATGTCGTGGTCGGCGGGTCCTCGTCGAGCTTCTCGTCGACCATGATCGGGCATTTGTCGTTAACAGGACCGCCGGGGGAGTCGAAGCCTATCAATGCGTTGGCGGAGAGGATAACGGTGGATAGTAAGATACTTGGCATGAGCATTCTCCATTACGGTTTGTGAGTTTGAGGTAGTAACAGCACGACCCCTGGTTGAATTGTGATCGATCAATTGCCGCCGTGCCCCTTGCCTTCCTGCTGGCCTTTCGTTTCGTCGTCGTGTCCTGCGGGCGGCTTGCTTGGTCCGTCGAAGTCGAAATCAAAAACCTGCGGTTCCTTACCATCCTTGAAGTCGATGAAGACCTTCACGGATACCGGGAACTTGACCGGACGGTGGGGCTTGGCGGTCAGAAACGTCTTCCCTGGTTCAATAGACAGCTTGATTTCCTGCTGAGTCTCGGGCTCCTTGGTGCGCAAAGTACCATTTCCCGAAAATCTGTCCGCCGAGATTGGCTTGGTGTACTCGTCATAGAAATAAATCCGCATCTCGTATGTGGCGGAAATCGTGCCTTCAAGGTGATGCGTCTGATCGGGCGCCATGAAAAAAACGCCGCCGTGCTTGGGACTGTGGTCCATATGAGAGAGGACATCCTGGAGCTTCATACCACATGTCGGACACTTCCCGGCCGCTGGGTACGTCTTTTCGCCTTCGCAGCGCATGGGGCAGACATAGTCCTTGGGCGCGTACTTTTCCAGGACGGCGGCGAGCTTGATCATTTCACCATGAACTTTTCGCGTTCCAACAGCGTCTCCGGAA includes these proteins:
- a CDS encoding Outer membrane efflux protein, with product MTRRGVSGRAVWLACVAILLTSCARVEHTTEWQKASGEFGNATGVATDWTVDAEIHPLEPGPDNIMSLDSVLHLALSNNRALRADLQTIAQAKADLVQAGLLPNPMLSMLLAFPEGGGRSRIEFGLSQDLASLWLIPSRKKAAQGMLRQRILSFADTAVVLVNDLRSNYYSLQYQVRAVDLQGQNIKLLEDISRILEARLRAGESGQLDVYFIRGRLLEAQLDQVTLRADEQITRQTLMRQMGVANAAADWKPKPLDVVLNVITAPEAELVDAALRQRLDAQAAQWELEASLADFQQQKLRLIPTFGVGLGGERPERRALPGRKILADTARSSIANGALTAPEIESRGQRNQERRQMIDLVLGPTIEVPLPIFDQNQAQVAKAQARTRELQKRWEEVEQRVIEGVRAALIRRRLAEERVRLLEHSLLPQWHANLTVARQTFLAGRESIVTVLLAQETLIRTQLSHAAALRDLETATAALERELSGRIPESLLQPLPTQPAATTQPAGAGRQPTPTTQPGQPGE